Proteins encoded together in one Bacteroides zoogleoformans window:
- a CDS encoding SusD/RagB family nutrient-binding outer membrane lipoprotein: MKRNILHIAFIVALLPFFTGCTDNFEKYNTEPYVPYTLPVPVLFGQLITTGINVQQNDNQMIDQMVGGPYGGYLTMSTSWGGSNFNTYNQTDGWNQIPFNTPFEKFYPNYYKIAEATQKKGHFFAMAQILRVNTMSRVALCYGPIPYSKVSKGESQTPYDSEADLYKNMLGDLTSAIAVLKDYISVTSLRPLSEVDAVYKGDYSKWIRFANSLKLRLAMRIVNADPELARKAAEEAVSDDGGLIDDVSCNAMVPVGAEPNPFWLVANSWGEIRANATLTSYMNGYNDPRMAAYFTAATVGTEGTDTYVGLRSGVKGMTTAMGSKFSKPAYGQKDDMPMFLASETAFLRAEGALRNWNMGGQAKDFYEKGIELSFAERKVNGAGTYVADNTSTPKSYVSPMEAAKMNYSIKTKITIAWDAEAAFETNLERIITQKWIANFPLGLEAWADYRRTGYPEIFPVVDNLSNGVISTERQQRRLPFPLKERQGNSENVTAAVNMLGGPDTGATDLWWAKKK, encoded by the coding sequence ATGAAAAGAAACATTCTACATATAGCATTCATTGTAGCCTTGCTTCCCTTTTTCACGGGATGTACGGATAATTTCGAGAAATACAATACCGAGCCTTATGTCCCCTATACATTGCCTGTACCCGTATTATTCGGTCAACTGATAACCACCGGTATCAACGTGCAGCAGAATGACAACCAGATGATTGATCAGATGGTGGGAGGGCCTTATGGCGGTTATCTCACGATGTCTACCTCATGGGGAGGTTCTAACTTCAATACGTACAATCAGACCGACGGGTGGAATCAGATACCTTTCAATACGCCTTTCGAGAAGTTCTATCCCAATTACTATAAGATAGCCGAAGCCACCCAAAAGAAAGGACACTTCTTTGCCATGGCCCAGATTCTACGGGTCAACACCATGTCGCGTGTGGCGCTTTGCTACGGACCGATTCCTTACAGCAAGGTATCGAAAGGAGAATCGCAGACTCCCTACGATAGCGAAGCCGACTTGTATAAAAATATGCTGGGAGACTTGACTTCTGCCATAGCCGTGCTGAAAGATTACATTTCTGTAACCTCTTTGCGTCCTTTGAGTGAGGTAGATGCCGTATACAAAGGAGATTACTCCAAATGGATTCGTTTTGCCAATTCGTTGAAACTCCGTTTGGCCATGCGCATCGTGAATGCAGACCCCGAACTTGCTCGCAAGGCGGCCGAAGAGGCTGTCAGCGACGACGGAGGATTGATTGATGATGTTTCCTGCAACGCAATGGTTCCGGTAGGCGCCGAACCCAACCCCTTCTGGCTGGTTGCCAATAGTTGGGGAGAAATTCGTGCCAATGCCACGCTGACCAGCTACATGAACGGGTATAACGACCCGCGCATGGCGGCATACTTCACGGCAGCCACCGTGGGGACAGAAGGGACGGACACCTATGTAGGGCTTCGCTCCGGTGTGAAGGGAATGACTACAGCCATGGGCTCTAAATTCTCCAAGCCCGCCTACGGACAGAAAGACGACATGCCGATGTTCCTCGCTTCCGAAACGGCTTTCCTGCGTGCCGAGGGCGCACTGCGCAACTGGAATATGGGAGGTCAAGCAAAGGATTTCTACGAAAAGGGTATTGAACTGTCATTTGCCGAACGGAAAGTGAATGGTGCCGGAACTTATGTGGCAGACAATACTTCCACGCCTAAATCGTATGTCTCGCCCATGGAAGCAGCTAAAATGAATTATTCGATAAAAACGAAAATCACCATCGCCTGGGATGCGGAGGCTGCCTTTGAGACCAATCTCGAACGTATTATCACCCAAAAATGGATTGCCAATTTCCCACTCGGATTGGAAGCCTGGGCAGACTATCGTCGTACGGGTTATCCCGAAATCTTCCCTGTGGTGGACAACCTGAGCAATGGCGTAATCAGCACCGAACGTCAGCAACGCCGTTTGCCTTTCCCTCTGAAAGAAAGACAAGGAAACAGCGAGAATGTGACGGCCGCCGTCAATATGCTTGGAGGCCCGGATACCGGTGCCACGGATTTGTGGTGGGCTAAAAAGAAATAA
- a CDS encoding MATE family efflux transporter, which produces MKRFFDTYKCHYKALVFLGMPIMIGQLGVIVLGFADTLMIGHHSTAELGAASFVNNLFTLCIIFSTGFSYGLTPVVGGYYGNRRFAEAGQALRCSLAANALVALLLTFIMTILYFNIERLGQPAELLPLIKPYYLTLLASQLFVMLFNGFKQFTDGITDTKTAMWVLLGGNALNIAGNYVLINGKLGFAEMGLLGAGISTLFSRIVMAAVFALIVLRGRRFIRYKVGLVRLGWSVPMFRRLNALGWPVGLQMGMETASFSLSTVMVGWLGTYALASHQIMLTISQFTFMMYYGMGAAVAVRVSNFKGQGDGANVRHAAYAGFHLILYMAVVLSGIVFALRGQLGGWFTDNAEVSALVASLFLPFLIYQFGDGLQINFANALRGISDVKPMMVIAFIAYFVISLPVGYLCGFVLDWGLAGVWMAFPFGLTCAGVMLWMRFRLKTHA; this is translated from the coding sequence ATGAAAAGATTCTTCGATACATATAAGTGCCATTACAAAGCTTTGGTCTTTTTGGGCATGCCCATCATGATAGGCCAGTTGGGCGTCATTGTTCTGGGCTTTGCCGACACGCTGATGATAGGACACCACAGTACGGCCGAACTGGGCGCAGCCTCTTTTGTGAACAACCTGTTTACGCTTTGCATCATTTTCAGTACCGGTTTCAGCTATGGGCTCACGCCGGTGGTAGGCGGCTATTACGGCAATCGCCGCTTTGCCGAGGCCGGGCAGGCTTTGCGATGCAGTCTTGCGGCAAATGCGCTGGTGGCTCTCTTGCTGACCTTCATCATGACCATCCTTTACTTCAATATAGAACGTCTGGGACAACCCGCCGAGTTGCTGCCGTTAATCAAACCCTACTACCTGACGCTGCTTGCCTCGCAGCTCTTCGTCATGTTGTTCAATGGCTTCAAGCAGTTCACCGACGGCATCACCGACACCAAGACCGCCATGTGGGTGTTGCTGGGAGGCAATGCGCTAAACATCGCCGGAAACTACGTGCTCATCAACGGGAAACTGGGATTTGCCGAGATGGGGTTGTTGGGAGCGGGCATCAGCACGCTGTTCTCACGCATCGTGATGGCGGCGGTCTTTGCACTGATTGTACTTCGTGGCCGCCGCTTCATACGCTACAAAGTGGGCCTTGTGCGTTTGGGCTGGTCTGTGCCCATGTTCAGGCGGCTCAATGCACTTGGATGGCCCGTGGGGTTGCAGATGGGCATGGAGACGGCTTCTTTCAGCCTCAGCACCGTCATGGTGGGGTGGCTGGGCACGTATGCGCTGGCTTCGCATCAGATTATGCTGACCATTTCGCAGTTCACCTTTATGATGTATTACGGCATGGGCGCCGCCGTGGCCGTGCGCGTCAGCAACTTCAAGGGACAAGGCGACGGGGCTAACGTGCGGCATGCGGCGTATGCCGGATTTCATCTCATCCTCTATATGGCGGTGGTATTGTCGGGCATCGTCTTTGCATTGCGGGGGCAGTTGGGCGGATGGTTTACGGACAATGCGGAAGTGTCTGCCCTGGTTGCTTCTTTGTTCCTCCCGTTCCTGATTTATCAGTTCGGAGACGGATTGCAGATCAACTTTGCCAATGCTCTGCGAGGCATTTCGGACGTAAAGCCTATGATGGTGATTGCCTTTATCGCTTATTTCGTCATATCCTTGCCCGTAGGATACCTTTGCGGCTTTGTGCTGGATTGGGGTCTGGCAGGAGTGTGGATGGCCTTTCCGTTCGGGTTGACCTGTGCCGGCGTCATGCTGTGGATGAGGTTCAGGCTAAAAACGCACGCATGA
- a CDS encoding SusC/RagA family TonB-linked outer membrane protein, with amino-acid sequence MLQIYKKIAEQITHKWVFLTFLSLLLLTPTLVSAQNERKITIKQEKITVIQALKAVEKQSKMSINYSDSELSGKEFIDLDLQNVSLSAALDAILKNTGFVYQIQGNYIIVTGKKTKTATQISKDIKGKVVDENGEPLIGVNIAVDGSSTGTITDIDGNFSINVPTTSKIIVSYIGYATQLIPVSKTDFYQVIMKQDAEMLDEVVVTALGIKREQKALSYNVQQVKSDAFNTVKDANFMSSLAGKVAGVTINSSSTGAGGAARVVMRGSKSITKDNNALYVIDGIPMFNVSAGGSSDSRLATQGGTDAIADLNPDDIESINMLTGPSAAALYGNDAANGVVLINTKKGNAERTSLTVTNNTTFSNVYMMPEMQNTYGNLDGAFESWGNKTDKRYDPRNFYNTGTNVINTISFSTGTNKNQTYASASTTHSTGVIPNNSYSRYNFSLRNTATFLKDKLTLDIGAGYIVQNDKNMTSQGEYFNPIPALYLFPRNGNFDEIRMFERYNVGRDLMVQYWPYEAQGMSLQNPYWIAKRMNRESEKHRFMVNGSLSYKILDWLNISGRVKLDNSNFRFTQERHATTLGTFAGQNGFYSDIDRTDRSIYADAMLTVDKRFNDFTLNANLGASIKDLVHELKGMEGDLAGLANLFTIRNINYNSNFKPKQQGYHDQTQSIFANVELGWKSRLYLTLTGRTDWESMLAFTDTPCFFYPSAGVSAVLSEMFRLPEFVSYAKVRGSYSHVGSSFARYLSNPGFAFNEQSHGWATSTTRPATNLKPEDTRSWEVGLNMKLWRNLNVDFTFYRSNTYHQTFSIDEPSSSGFSKGIVQTGNIQNQGIEFALGYTYKKRDFEWNSTYTLTMNRSKVKRLAGGATNPATGEPIEMKELRVATLGAEGYGPRVILREGGSMSDLYVDKELKKDGNGYIWVDSQSGNLGVTTYKEPKKIGSMAPKANMGFHNNFSYKGFNLGVMLSARLGGLVISNTQGVLDYYGVSQATADARDAGGVWVNNGYVDAKKYYQTVGGANGGLGQYYTYSATNVRLSELNFSYTLPRKWFGNVVGITAGFVAKNLWMIYCKAPFDPELTPSTTSNFYQGVDYFMTPSTRNLGFNLKFQF; translated from the coding sequence ATGCTACAAATTTATAAAAAAATAGCAGAACAAATAACCCATAAGTGGGTCTTTCTAACTTTTCTCAGTCTATTATTACTCACACCTACGCTTGTATCGGCTCAGAATGAAAGAAAAATAACGATCAAGCAAGAAAAAATTACTGTCATTCAGGCTCTGAAAGCGGTAGAAAAGCAATCTAAGATGTCCATAAATTATAGCGATTCCGAGTTGAGTGGAAAAGAGTTTATCGACCTTGATTTGCAAAATGTATCGCTGTCAGCCGCTCTTGATGCTATCCTGAAAAATACCGGTTTTGTCTATCAAATTCAAGGCAATTACATTATAGTTACAGGAAAGAAAACAAAAACCGCTACGCAGATTTCCAAAGACATCAAAGGAAAGGTGGTTGATGAGAACGGAGAACCGCTGATCGGAGTAAATATAGCTGTGGATGGAAGTTCTACGGGTACGATTACCGATATCGACGGAAACTTCTCCATAAACGTGCCGACAACATCCAAAATCATCGTTTCTTATATAGGTTATGCCACTCAACTCATCCCTGTTTCAAAAACAGACTTCTATCAAGTGATAATGAAGCAGGATGCGGAAATGCTGGATGAAGTCGTGGTAACCGCATTGGGTATCAAGCGCGAACAAAAAGCATTGAGCTACAATGTGCAGCAAGTGAAGAGCGATGCCTTCAATACTGTAAAAGATGCCAACTTCATGAGTTCACTGGCCGGCAAGGTGGCCGGTGTCACCATCAACAGCTCGTCGACCGGTGCCGGAGGAGCAGCGCGTGTGGTAATGCGCGGTTCAAAATCCATCACTAAAGACAACAACGCACTGTATGTCATCGACGGTATTCCCATGTTCAACGTTTCTGCCGGAGGTTCAAGCGACAGCCGTCTTGCCACACAAGGAGGAACAGATGCCATAGCCGATCTGAACCCGGATGACATCGAAAGCATCAACATGCTTACGGGCCCCTCGGCCGCAGCCCTCTACGGTAACGACGCCGCCAACGGTGTGGTGTTGATCAATACCAAGAAAGGAAACGCAGAACGCACTTCATTGACCGTTACGAACAACACCACTTTCTCCAACGTATACATGATGCCGGAGATGCAGAATACGTATGGCAATCTGGACGGCGCTTTCGAGAGCTGGGGAAACAAGACCGATAAACGCTATGACCCAAGAAACTTCTACAATACCGGAACGAATGTCATCAACACCATCTCGTTCTCTACGGGTACAAACAAGAACCAGACCTATGCCTCGGCTTCTACCACCCATTCCACCGGTGTTATCCCCAATAACTCGTACAGCCGTTACAACTTCTCGCTTCGAAACACTGCCACGTTCTTAAAAGATAAACTGACACTTGACATCGGTGCCGGTTACATTGTTCAGAACGATAAGAACATGACTTCGCAAGGAGAGTATTTCAATCCCATTCCGGCTTTGTATCTGTTCCCCCGTAACGGAAACTTCGACGAGATACGGATGTTCGAGCGCTACAATGTGGGACGCGACCTGATGGTGCAATACTGGCCCTACGAGGCGCAAGGCATGAGCCTTCAGAACCCTTATTGGATTGCAAAGCGCATGAACCGCGAATCGGAAAAGCATCGTTTCATGGTGAATGGAAGTCTGAGCTACAAAATATTGGACTGGCTGAATATCTCAGGTCGCGTGAAACTGGATAACTCAAACTTTCGATTCACGCAAGAGCGTCATGCCACCACATTGGGCACCTTTGCCGGACAGAACGGTTTCTACTCCGACATCGACCGTACAGACCGCAGCATCTATGCCGATGCCATGCTGACCGTAGACAAGCGTTTCAACGACTTCACGCTCAACGCCAACCTCGGTGCCTCCATCAAAGACCTTGTACACGAACTTAAAGGTATGGAAGGTGATTTGGCAGGGCTTGCCAATCTGTTCACCATCCGTAACATCAACTACAACTCTAATTTCAAGCCGAAACAACAAGGCTATCATGACCAGACGCAAAGTATCTTTGCCAATGTGGAATTGGGCTGGAAGAGCCGTCTCTACTTGACACTGACCGGCCGCACCGATTGGGAATCCATGCTTGCTTTCACAGATACCCCTTGCTTCTTCTATCCTTCGGCGGGTGTGTCTGCCGTACTTTCTGAAATGTTCCGCTTGCCGGAGTTCGTCTCGTATGCCAAGGTTCGCGGATCTTACAGTCACGTAGGTTCGTCGTTTGCACGCTATCTCTCCAATCCGGGATTTGCATTCAACGAACAGTCGCACGGATGGGCCACTTCTACTACCCGCCCGGCAACGAACCTGAAACCGGAAGATACCCGCTCTTGGGAAGTAGGTTTGAATATGAAGCTGTGGCGCAATCTGAACGTGGACTTCACATTCTACCGTTCCAATACCTATCATCAGACTTTTTCCATTGATGAGCCTTCTTCCAGCGGCTTCTCCAAAGGAATCGTACAGACCGGTAATATCCAGAATCAGGGTATCGAGTTTGCATTGGGATACACATACAAGAAACGCGATTTCGAGTGGAATAGCACTTATACGCTGACCATGAACCGCTCGAAAGTGAAACGTCTGGCAGGAGGAGCCACCAACCCGGCCACCGGTGAACCCATTGAAATGAAAGAACTGCGCGTGGCCACGCTCGGAGCTGAAGGATATGGCCCTCGTGTCATCTTGCGCGAAGGAGGTTCCATGAGCGACCTCTATGTAGACAAAGAGCTGAAAAAAGACGGTAACGGCTACATCTGGGTAGACTCTCAATCGGGCAACTTGGGTGTAACTACCTATAAAGAACCAAAGAAAATAGGCAGCATGGCTCCGAAAGCCAACATGGGCTTCCACAACAACTTCTCTTACAAAGGATTCAATCTGGGAGTTATGCTTTCGGCACGTTTGGGAGGTCTTGTGATATCCAACACGCAAGGAGTTCTCGACTATTACGGTGTGTCTCAAGCCACGGCCGATGCACGTGATGCAGGCGGTGTATGGGTGAACAACGGTTATGTAGATGCCAAGAAATACTATCAGACCGTGGGTGGAGCTAATGGAGGTTTAGGCCAGTATTACACGTACAGCGCCACTAACGTCCGTTTGTCTGAGCTGAACTTCAGCTATACGCTTCCTCGCAAATGGTTCGGTAACGTGGTAGGCATTACTGCCGGTTTCGTGGCCAAGAATCTGTGGATGATCTACTGCAAGGCTCCGTTCGACCCCGAATTGACTCCTTCCACTACCAGCAATTTCTATCAGGGAGTAGATTATTTCATGACACCAAGTACACGCAATCTTGGCTTCAACCTGAAATTCCAATTTTAA
- a CDS encoding DUF1735 and LamG domain-containing protein has translation MKLNKYHIIACAAWLCVVASCDNADYSVIDNAIYLQEASNTASTYGKVTVEGDITHTDLTVRVGQPLSEDVAGTLELDASLLDAYNRTFSTSYEVLPSEYLSYEKNFKINKGETLAEKTEFSIKTYSTNNGELYAIPVRLKVNSGNISTIGDSQSYIILLDKALKQPVPVMNQSNKASTGKDMNLTTGEWTIETWVWMDGFAINNQAIINSGSGKAGRANEIYIRFGDAPIPYNSLQIKTMGSQVNTVTLFEPKKWYHLTITYDAGGLVTIYVNGEKDVTLQTKGGMVNFDRMELVTSGSWFRNTCKMGQLRLWKKAITPSQIKSNMYLGINPKNPDLMGYWRLDEGKGNVFKDATPNGFDMTAEGSLNWEEDVNFK, from the coding sequence ATGAAACTAAATAAATACCATATCATAGCTTGCGCCGCCTGGCTCTGCGTGGTCGCAAGTTGCGACAATGCAGATTATAGTGTGATAGATAACGCCATCTATCTTCAAGAAGCCTCGAATACGGCTTCTACCTATGGCAAAGTGACTGTGGAAGGCGATATTACGCATACCGACCTGACGGTTCGGGTAGGACAACCGTTGAGTGAAGACGTGGCAGGCACGCTGGAGTTGGACGCTTCACTTCTTGATGCCTATAACCGGACTTTTTCTACCAGCTACGAAGTATTGCCTTCGGAGTATCTGTCGTATGAAAAGAACTTTAAAATAAACAAGGGAGAAACGCTGGCTGAGAAAACGGAGTTCTCCATCAAAACTTACTCTACCAACAATGGTGAGCTTTATGCCATTCCTGTCCGTCTGAAGGTCAATAGCGGAAATATATCCACCATAGGTGACTCCCAATCGTACATCATCTTGTTGGATAAGGCTCTGAAACAACCGGTACCCGTTATGAATCAGAGCAATAAAGCTTCTACCGGCAAAGACATGAACCTCACCACCGGCGAGTGGACCATTGAGACCTGGGTGTGGATGGACGGTTTTGCTATCAACAATCAGGCCATCATCAACTCCGGTAGCGGAAAGGCCGGGCGTGCCAACGAAATCTATATCCGTTTCGGCGACGCCCCCATCCCATACAACTCCTTGCAGATTAAAACAATGGGCTCGCAGGTGAACACCGTTACGCTGTTTGAACCGAAAAAATGGTATCACCTCACCATCACGTACGATGCAGGCGGATTGGTGACGATTTATGTGAACGGAGAGAAAGACGTGACGCTCCAAACCAAGGGTGGCATGGTGAACTTCGACCGCATGGAATTAGTGACGAGTGGTTCTTGGTTCAGAAACACCTGTAAGATGGGACAATTGCGGCTTTGGAAAAAAGCCATTACGCCTTCGCAAATCAAGTCGAACATGTATCTGGGCATCAACCCCAAAAATCCTGATTTGATGGGCTACTGGCGTCTGGATGAAGGAAAAGGCAATGTGTTTAAAGATGCCACTCCGAATGGGTTCGATATGACTGCCGAAGGTTCTCTGAATTGGGAAGAGGATGTGAATTTCAAATAA
- a CDS encoding BT_3987 domain-containing protein, whose protein sequence is MKIYWKTALYKALIVSGAIFIQSCSNDDEEMGVKQLYYLSSEPAAVLQPSHFELSLLDNTLSGERTGYYVVGKSTMRAVKDVKLHVEQDNSLTESYNAEHKTNYEAVPEGAFTFSTGQLTIKAGDNFSSDTLRISVSDLSKLEASKKYVLPITLKSGDEGAISINRNTVYFVLSKKEIRISTRKPASWMELDRKDWTITASNYLGDYYSPEKAADGDATSSWFLGLDEPGWWAAEWTEPVTVVGISIKRQNAYSYQYNLVSFSVEYKKKGDTEWRSLEGEVTLNKSQLYAPQYTMFSSVLENIVAFKLNVLEPGIGSYTGIGELNLFKKK, encoded by the coding sequence ATGAAAATATACTGGAAAACTGCTCTGTATAAGGCATTAATCGTGTCGGGAGCTATCTTTATACAATCTTGCAGCAATGATGATGAGGAGATGGGGGTAAAGCAACTCTACTATCTCTCTTCGGAGCCTGCGGCCGTCTTACAGCCGTCTCATTTCGAGTTGTCTCTGCTCGACAATACGTTGAGTGGTGAACGAACCGGATATTATGTCGTGGGAAAATCGACTATGCGTGCAGTCAAAGATGTGAAGCTGCACGTGGAACAAGACAATTCGTTGACAGAAAGCTACAATGCCGAACATAAAACAAACTATGAAGCTGTGCCCGAGGGTGCTTTTACCTTCTCTACCGGGCAACTTACCATCAAGGCGGGAGATAATTTTTCTTCGGATACGCTTCGTATTTCGGTTTCGGACTTATCGAAGTTGGAGGCATCCAAGAAGTATGTACTCCCCATCACTCTGAAGAGTGGTGACGAGGGAGCGATTAGCATTAATCGGAATACGGTCTATTTTGTACTCTCTAAAAAGGAAATCCGAATCAGTACCAGGAAGCCGGCCTCATGGATGGAACTGGATCGCAAAGATTGGACAATTACTGCCTCGAACTACCTCGGTGACTATTATAGTCCGGAAAAAGCCGCCGATGGGGATGCCACTTCGTCTTGGTTCTTGGGACTCGATGAACCGGGTTGGTGGGCCGCCGAATGGACGGAACCTGTCACAGTAGTAGGTATCTCCATTAAAAGACAGAATGCTTATAGCTATCAATATAATCTGGTAAGTTTTTCTGTGGAATATAAGAAAAAGGGAGATACGGAATGGAGAAGTCTTGAAGGTGAGGTTACACTGAACAAATCTCAGCTTTATGCGCCTCAATATACCATGTTCAGTTCCGTACTCGAAAATATCGTAGCATTTAAACTCAATGTACTCGAGCCGGGTATTGGTAGTTATACCGGCATAGGTGAATTGAATCTGTTTAAGAAGAAATAG
- a CDS encoding FecR family protein, whose translation MKNYILQLIELFGHNVYSADTQKEVRQWLADEDHADEKNEALRMLWKQAGEQGIPGGMQQSIRRMQQNTGVVFSVPHKNYQLLLWRAAAILLLAVSSVSIYLILEKNRPEKDLVECYIPTAETHEFTLPDGTRVMLNSRSTLLYPKQFAGATRSVYLIGEANFKVKPDKKHPFIVKANDYQVTALGTEFNVNAYPENNELIATLLEGSVKVEFNNLISNVILKPNEQLIYNKQTKRHNLRLSEIDDVTAWQRGELFFSNMPLEDIFTSLERKFPYAFVYSLHSMNKSTYSFRFRKQANLEEVMKIISQVVGDINYVIKGNKCYVTYKKK comes from the coding sequence ATGAAAAATTATATTCTGCAACTTATTGAATTGTTCGGGCATAATGTTTATTCAGCCGACACACAAAAGGAAGTCCGACAATGGCTGGCCGACGAAGATCATGCGGATGAAAAAAACGAAGCACTCCGCATGCTCTGGAAACAAGCCGGAGAGCAGGGAATACCCGGCGGAATGCAGCAATCAATTCGTCGGATGCAACAAAACACAGGTGTCGTTTTTTCTGTTCCTCACAAGAATTATCAGCTACTGTTATGGAGAGCCGCAGCCATTCTTTTATTGGCCGTGTCGTCTGTTTCTATTTATCTGATACTCGAAAAGAACAGACCGGAAAAAGATTTGGTAGAATGCTATATACCGACGGCGGAAACCCATGAGTTTACATTGCCCGACGGCACGCGCGTCATGCTGAATTCAAGGAGTACGTTGTTATATCCGAAACAATTTGCAGGAGCCACCCGAAGCGTATATTTGATAGGTGAAGCCAATTTTAAAGTAAAACCGGATAAGAAACATCCCTTTATCGTAAAAGCCAATGACTATCAAGTGACGGCGCTGGGAACCGAATTTAATGTAAACGCTTATCCCGAGAATAACGAACTGATAGCCACTTTGCTGGAAGGCAGTGTGAAAGTAGAATTCAACAATCTGATATCCAACGTCATTCTAAAGCCCAATGAACAACTGATATATAATAAACAGACAAAGAGACACAACCTGAGATTGTCTGAAATCGACGATGTAACGGCATGGCAACGCGGAGAGTTGTTTTTCAGTAATATGCCTTTGGAAGATATTTTTACAAGTCTTGAGCGCAAATTCCCTTATGCTTTCGTATATAGTCTTCATAGCATGAACAAGAGTACATATAGCTTCCGCTTCCGAAAGCAAGCGAATCTGGAAGAAGTGATGAAGATTATATCGCAAGTGGTGGGAGATATAAATTATGTAATCAAAGGAAATAAATGTTACGTAACTTATAAGAAGAAATAA
- a CDS encoding glycoside hydrolase family 18: MNKKILYSALWGLLTVAFWSCSDWTEVESKDYFEYPAKDYYASLRDYKKTDHQVTFGWFGNWTGRGASMVNSLMGMPDSVDFVSVWGNWHTLDEHRMIDKKKVKEQKGTRALICFIIQDIGAQITPVEYKEKPNEYWGFDPKNTAGDNAQNLAAIEKYALAICDTIIKYDYDGFDIDYEPNFGHRGNMSGNDAYMLHFIKTLSKHMGPKSGTNRLLVIDGEPQSIVSESGPYFDYFIVQAYNATSDSNLDGRLFSTIENFKGILSPEEVARKYIVTENFESYASTGGVGYTDRYGNKMQSLAGMAYWTPIVNGKPVRKGGVGTYHMEYDYPTTPVEYKYLREAIRIMNPAVN; the protein is encoded by the coding sequence ATGAATAAAAAGATACTATATTCAGCCCTTTGGGGATTGTTGACCGTCGCTTTCTGGAGTTGCAGCGATTGGACAGAGGTGGAAAGCAAGGATTATTTTGAGTATCCTGCAAAAGATTACTATGCCTCTTTGCGCGATTATAAGAAAACAGACCATCAGGTGACATTTGGTTGGTTCGGTAACTGGACCGGCCGGGGAGCTTCGATGGTGAACAGCCTGATGGGAATGCCCGACAGTGTGGACTTTGTTTCTGTTTGGGGCAACTGGCATACGCTGGACGAACATCGTATGATTGACAAGAAAAAAGTGAAGGAGCAGAAGGGGACACGTGCCTTGATTTGTTTCATTATTCAGGATATCGGTGCACAAATCACACCGGTGGAGTATAAGGAAAAACCAAACGAGTACTGGGGATTTGACCCGAAGAATACGGCAGGAGACAATGCTCAGAATCTGGCGGCTATCGAGAAATATGCTTTGGCGATTTGCGACACCATTATCAAATATGATTATGATGGTTTCGACATTGATTACGAACCAAACTTCGGGCATCGTGGCAATATGTCGGGCAACGACGCTTACATGTTGCATTTCATCAAGACACTGAGCAAACACATGGGGCCAAAATCCGGCACAAACCGTTTACTGGTGATTGACGGAGAACCTCAAAGCATCGTGTCCGAAAGCGGCCCGTACTTCGACTATTTCATCGTGCAAGCTTATAACGCAACCTCGGACTCTAATCTTGACGGACGGCTCTTCTCCACTATCGAGAACTTCAAAGGAATCTTGTCTCCTGAAGAAGTGGCCAGAAAATATATCGTTACCGAGAATTTCGAGTCGTATGCTTCGACGGGAGGAGTAGGTTATACGGATCGTTACGGCAATAAAATGCAGTCTCTGGCAGGCATGGCCTATTGGACGCCTATCGTGAATGGGAAACCCGTGCGGAAAGGTGGTGTAGGAACCTACCATATGGAGTATGACTATCCCACCACTCCCGTGGAGTATAAATACTTGCGCGAAGCCATTCGCATAATGAATCCGGCAGTTAACTAA